CGCCGGGGGCTGGAACCGGAAGACGCCGTCATTGTGCGGTTCTCGGGTCTGCTGGGCCACCTCGCTGCCGGCCTGCGGCAGTCGCAGGGGCGCCCCTTCGCTGCCGAGGTGGTCAACGACCCCTACATGGGCTACGGCCCGGACGGCACCCGGCATCCCCTGCGGCCCCTGTTCCGCGCGCTCCTGACAGGGCTGACGCAGCTGCAGTGCCGCCAGGCGGGCGCCGTCCAGTATGTGACCCGTGAGGCCCTACAGCGCCGTTACCCACCGCGCCGGGGCCGTCCCTCGTTCGGTGTCTCGGACGTGCATCTGCCGCCGGAAGCGTTTCAGGCTGCGCCGCGCCGCTATGACCGGCCGGCCCGGCTGGCCGTGCTGGTGGGCAGCCTGGAGCAGCCCCACAAGGCCGCCGACGTCGCCATTGAGGCGCTGGCCCTCCTGCGCCGCCGGGGACAGGACGTGCGCCTGAGCATCGTGGGCGACGGCCCGCTGCGCCCCAGCCTGGAAGCGCAGGCCGCACAGGCGGGCGTGGCAGAGCATCTGGAGTTCGTGGGCCAGCGCAGCACGCCCGCCGAAGTCCGCGCTGACCTCGCTGCTGCAGAGCTGTTTCTGATTCCCTCGCGCACCGAGGGGTTGCCCCGCGTGCTGCTGGAAGCTCAGGCCCAGGCGCTGCCGGCTATCGGGTCGTCGGTGGGCGGGATTCCGGAGCTGATTCCCGCCGAATATCTGGTGCCGCCCGGCGACGCGGCCGCTCTGGCCCGCGTGTGGGGGGCACTGGCCGCCGACCCGGCCGCCCTGAGCGCCGCCAGCGCCCGCAACCTTGCCCTGGCCCGCGACTATGCCGACGACGTACTGGACCGGGAGCGCAGCGCTTTTCAGCGGGCTGTACGCTCCCTGCTGCTTCCCCGGAAGGATTCTCTATGAAAGACAGGCCGCAGACCATTCTCTATACCACCACCACCGCCATCGCCTCGCTGGCGTTCTTCTCCGAGCACTTCGGGCACCTGCGCCGCCAGGGCTGGGACGTTCATTCCGTGACCCCCGCCGAGCCGGCTGACCAGGTGCAGCGGGCCATAGATGCCAGTGGAGCGGCCCACCACGCTGTGCCGTTTGCGCGTGAAATCTCCCCACGCCGCGACCTGACCGCCCTGGGGCAGCTGCTGGGTGTAGCAGCGCGGGTCCGCCCCGACGTGATTAACTTTTCCACCCCCAAAGCGGGCCTGCTGGGCGGGCTGGTGGGGGCCGCGCTGGGCGTGCCGCTGCGGGTCTACTTTATCCACGGCCTACGCAGCGAAACGGCGGCGACCGGCCGGCTGGCCCTGCTGCGCCCGGTGCTGCTGATGATGGAGCGCCTGACCGCCGCCTGCGCCCACGAGGTGCTGTGTGTCAGCCCTTCCAACCGCGACGAAGCCGTGGCCCTGGGCCTGGTGCCTGCCAGCAAGATTCGGGTGCTGGGGGCCGGCAGCCCCGCAGGGATTCCGGTAGAGCGTTATGCCCAGCCGGACCCGGCCGCCGTGGCCGCAGCCCGCGAGGAACTCGGCCTGCCGGAAGGCACGCCCGTGGTGGGCTTCGTGGCCCGCATGGCTCCGCAAAAAGGCACTGAGGAGTTGCTGCTGGCCTGGGCGCAGGTCCACGCGCAGGTCCCGCAGGCCCGGCTGCTGCTGGTCGGCGTGCCGGACCCGGCCAATCCGCTTTCGGACGAAGCGATGCGTGCTTTCCGTGAGGCGCCGGGCCTGGTTCAGGTGGAGTTTGAAAAGGACATGAGCCGCCTTTACCCACTGATGACGGTCCACACGCTGCCCAGCCGCCACGAGGGCCTGGGCATGGTGGTGCTGGAAGCCGGGGCCTACGGCGTGCCCAGTGTCCTGACCGACGCTTCCGGCGTGCGCGACGCCGGCGTGGCAGATGAAACCTGCTTGCAGGTGCCGGCCGGCGACGTTCCGGCGCTGGCGGACGCCCTGGTGCGCCTGCTGTCCGACGCAGCGCTGCGCGAGCGGCTGGGACGCCAGAGCCAGGCCTGGGTGAGCGAGAATTTTGCCCAGGAATAAGGTATGGGCACTGTGGGACGACTTCTACGCCGAAGCCTGGCAAAAACGCCAGCAGGCGGCCCGTGCAGCCCGTCCCTGGAAGTGGGCGGCCGCGGCCGGTGCAGCCGCGCTGATGCTGGGCCTGGCCCGCCGCTCGCGCTGAGGCCGGTTCTAGCGGAAACATCAGGGGGCGCCCGAACTGGGGTGCCCCCTGATGTTTCCGTTCCCGCGCTGCTCTATCAGCCTGGTGACGGCCAGTTCAGCAGCCAGCTCAGCGGCGGCTGTTCCACTGTTCGGCCCAGTCCAGCGCGGTGCGCAGGGCGTCGTCGGTGGTGCGCTGCGGGGACCAGTCCAACCAGCGCTGGGCCCGGCCGATATCGGCGTAGGCTCCGGCATTGTCGCCCGGCCGGCGCGGCGCTTCGGTCACGCGCAGCGGCTGGGGCGAAATGCGGGAAAAAGCATCGACCAGCTCGCGTACCGTGACGCCGTTGCCGGTGCCCACGTTGATAATCAGTGAGTTGACCTCCTGGCCCAGTTCTTCCCGCGCCCGCTCAAAGGCCTGGTCAAAGTTCTCCAGCGCCGCCACGTGCGCCTGTGCCAGGTCCCAGACATGGATGTAGTCGCGCAGGCCGGTGCCGTCGCGGGTGGGGTAGTCGGTGCCGGTGATAGAGAACTCGCCGCTGCCCCGCGCCGCGCTGACCAGCCGTCCCAGCAGGTGTGAAGGGTCTTCCAAGTAGGGCCCCGAGCGGCCCTGCGGGTCCGCGCCCACCGGGTTGAAATAGCGTAGCGCAATGCCCCGCAGGGGCTGCCCCGCCTGGGCCGCCGCCGTACACAGGTCGCTCAGGATGTCCTCGACCATCTGCTTGGTGCGGGCGTAGGGACTCATGGGAGCCATGGGACTGGTCTCGGTGACGCGGTAATCGGGCGGGCTGGCATACACGCTGGCGCTGGAGCTGAAAATGACCCGTGATTGCCCCAGGTCCAGCAGCGTCTCGAACAGGCTGAGGCTGGCCAGCACGTTTTCACGGTAGTAGAGGCCCGGCTGCTCCACCGATTCGGGCACCACAATCCGCGCCGCGAAGTGCAGTGTGGCCTGGATATCGGGGTGCTCTGCAAAAATCTGGCGGACCAGAGCGCTGTCGGCCACATCGCCCTCATAAAAGGTGCGGCCCTGGGTAAATTCCCGGGCACCCATTACGAGCGAATCAAGGACCACCGGCGTGTGTCCAGCGTCTTCTAGCGCAGAGCAAGTCGTACTCCCAATATATCCTGCGCCCCCTGTCACCAAAACTTTCATGCGCCGACTATACTTGGACGCAACATGAACTTTCTCAGCACAATCCGACGGCCAGTTCTCTTTTACTCTAGGTGCGCCGCCGCTGGACAGCGCTGGAGAAAAGGCGCATGACCCGGATTCCCTCCCAGGCGCAGGACCTTGACGTGGCCCATCTGGCCCGGGTGCTGCGCCGGGCGCTGTTGCCGCTGCTGCTGATTCCGGCGCTGCTGTCCGCCGCCACCTACTTTTATTCGCAGTCGCGTCCGCCGGTCTATCAGGCGTCTGCCGGCCTCGCTGCGCTGCCGTCCAGTTCAGGCAACGATGTGCTGTCCAGTTCGCTGGTCAGCGCACCGGGGCTGCCTGCCGGCGTGGTCAGCCGTGCACTCCGCAGCCCCGAGGTGACCACCAGCGCGCTGGCCCGACTGAAAAAGTCGCTGCCCGATGATCAGCAGTACCAGCTGATTTCCGAGGCGGTCCGCGCAGAGCTGCGCTCGGGCAATTACCAGACCGTGAACCTGCAGGCCGACATTGACCAGAACCTGGTGGGCAACTACGAAATCGTGGCCCATGCCGGCACTCCCGAAGCCGCCAAGGCGGCGGCCGACGCCTTTACGCAGGCCCTGCTGGAATGGGACCGCAACCGCGCTCTGGAAGGGGTCAACCGTGCCCGCACCAATCTGACCAATCAGCTGGAACAGCTGCGCGGCGGGACCACCGTGGCGGGGCAGCCGGTCACTGCGGGCACCGCCGACCAGATGCGCGCCGAAGTCACGCGGTCGCTGCAGCAGCTGGAAGTGCTGCGGCTGACCGCCACCGGAACGCTGTCGCTGATTTCGGGTGCCGTGCTGCCTGAAGCGCCTATCTCTCCCCGCCCGCTGCGCGACGCCCTGCTGGTGCTGGGTGCGGGCCTCTTTTTCGGGCTGCTCTTCGCGCTGCTGCGCGACCGTCTGGTTCAGCGCGTGCAGGACGAAGACGCGCTGCGCCCCTTCAACTTGCCGATTCTGGGGATGCTGCCCCCGCTTCCCGGCCGTCAGCAACCGGCCAGCATCGGCCCCTTCATGCAAAATGGTGGGTTTCATAGCGGAATGGAATTCGTGCGCTTGGGGCTGCTGTCGGGACTGGGAGAGCGCAGCGGAGAAGCGGCGGGCCGGCCTCCAGTCGTCGCCATTTCCAGTGCCGACAAGGACGAGGGCAAGAGTGTGACCACGGCCGGTCTCGCCATGTCCTATGCGGCCCGGGGAATGAGAGTGCTGGTCGTGGACGCCGACGTGTACCGCCACCAGCAAAAGCAGCTGCTGATGCGGGACCAGGGTGCCGCGCCTGTGCATCAGGCCGGGACGACCCAGCTGTGGACCGAGGTGCAGCCGCACGTAGACCTGATGGTGCTGCAGGATTCCCGGCTGGAGCCTGCTCCGCTGCTGAGCGCCATCCAGTCCGTCGGTCAGCAGTACGACATCGTGTTGGTAGATACCCCGCCGGTCCTGATGATTGCCGATACCCTGGCGCTGTCCAGGTTGCTGGACGGTCTGATTCTGGTGGTCAGCGTGGGCACGCCGCAGGCTCAGGTGGACCGCCTGGTTTCGGAAACGCAGCGGCTGGGCGTGCGCCCGCTGGGATTCGTGCTAAACCGCTACCCCGCTGCGGGCGAGACTTACGGGTACGGGGCACCGCTCACGGCGGCTCCCCGCGAGGAGGTGACTTATGGCAGCAGGAACTGAACCTCTGGCGCAGGGCGCGCTGGCCCTGCACCTGCAGCAAGCGGCGCAGCTACGTGAACTGAGTGGCGGGGACCCGTTGCTGGCTGCGCGGCTGGCAGCGGCCAGTGGACAGGCCGAGCTGGCCTGCGCCCTGCTGGCCCGCAGCGGTGGTCTGTTCGACAGCGAGGAAAGAGAACGGCTGCTGGCTGAGCCGTGCCCCCCCGACCTAGTGGCTGCCGCAGCCGAGATTCTGCGTCCCCAGGCGGCCCTGGACGAGTGGACCGAAACCCAGCGCGAGATGTATGTGCGCGCCTTGGCCGGTCTGCTGGTGGCTGAGCCTCCTGCCACGGCCGAGCAACTGCTGACCGGAACGCTGTTCACGTCGGCGGAGGTGGGCGCAGGCCTGTGGCGGCTGCCGGCCTTGCCTGAGCGGCAGCGCTGGAGCGCGGGTCGCCAACTGGTGCAGGGCCTGGGCCGGTCGGTGTCCGGCAGCGCTGGCCGGCCGCCGGTGCAGTGGGCCAGCGCTTCTTGGGGCGGGCGCTGGGGCCTGCGCCGTGGGCTTCAGGCCGGGGCCGAAGTGGTGTCGCTGGAACATGTGGTGGCCACACTCAGCGCAGCCTGGAACTGGGAGCTGCCCGACCTGCCGGCGCTGCTCTCGCGCCCGCTCCTGATCGAGGGGTTGGAGACGCTGCCGGCCGACCGCCTGGAGCTGGTGACCTCGCTGCTGACCGACGCCACGGCCCTGTTCGGCTGGACGGTCATCGCGCTGCCGGCCCTGGACACCCTCTGGCCCGCCGACTACCGGCCGCTGCCGCAGGGATGGGCTGCGCCGCAGGAGCCTGAACGCAGCCTGAACGTGTCGCTGCCCGGTGAGCCGCTCACCCTGCCGGAACTGGCGGTCCGCCTCGGGACAGAACCGGGCCGCACGTTGGTGGTGCTGTATTCGCGGGCCAGTGCTGCCCGCCTGGCGGGGATGTTGCCGGGCAGTCTGCTGCTGTCCAGCAGCCTGTGCCGCGCGCATCTGGACCACCAGATGTCGGCGCTGGCCGAGCGGGCAAACGCACCGGACCTGACGGTGATTGCGACCACACTGCCCTCCACGCCGGTCGGCGAGTTCGACCGGGTGTACCACCTGCTGGCGCCGCTGCCCCACCTGACCGAAGCGGCCCAGCTGAGCCGGGGACCGCTGCTGCTGTTTACCCTGCGTGACGTGGCGTTGCCGCAGTCCTGGGAAAAACACAGCCGCCTCACGGCCCGGCTGCTGGCTGAGGGCCACGCCCTCAGTGACCCGGCCGCCCAGCGCCGTTATGTTTCGCAGCTGCGTGCTCTGGAACAGGGTGGCCGCCTGGGGCACTGGCTGGGTCTGCGGCGCGAGCAGCAGTT
Above is a genomic segment from Deinococcus proteolyticus MRP containing:
- a CDS encoding tyrosine-protein kinase family protein, translated to MTRIPSQAQDLDVAHLARVLRRALLPLLLIPALLSAATYFYSQSRPPVYQASAGLAALPSSSGNDVLSSSLVSAPGLPAGVVSRALRSPEVTTSALARLKKSLPDDQQYQLISEAVRAELRSGNYQTVNLQADIDQNLVGNYEIVAHAGTPEAAKAAADAFTQALLEWDRNRALEGVNRARTNLTNQLEQLRGGTTVAGQPVTAGTADQMRAEVTRSLQQLEVLRLTATGTLSLISGAVLPEAPISPRPLRDALLVLGAGLFFGLLFALLRDRLVQRVQDEDALRPFNLPILGMLPPLPGRQQPASIGPFMQNGGFHSGMEFVRLGLLSGLGERSGEAAGRPPVVAISSADKDEGKSVTTAGLAMSYAARGMRVLVVDADVYRHQQKQLLMRDQGAAPVHQAGTTQLWTEVQPHVDLMVLQDSRLEPAPLLSAIQSVGQQYDIVLVDTPPVLMIADTLALSRLLDGLILVVSVGTPQAQVDRLVSETQRLGVRPLGFVLNRYPAAGETYGYGAPLTAAPREEVTYGSRN
- a CDS encoding glycosyltransferase — protein: MRVSVVLEQRFIHTADGATYDNGHATYAHWQRYLSTFEEVQVVGRSQQVASVPPGYRRVDGPGVKVLQVPYYQGPLGLLRRLPAVLRTLRRGLEPEDAVIVRFSGLLGHLAAGLRQSQGRPFAAEVVNDPYMGYGPDGTRHPLRPLFRALLTGLTQLQCRQAGAVQYVTREALQRRYPPRRGRPSFGVSDVHLPPEAFQAAPRRYDRPARLAVLVGSLEQPHKAADVAIEALALLRRRGQDVRLSIVGDGPLRPSLEAQAAQAGVAEHLEFVGQRSTPAEVRADLAAAELFLIPSRTEGLPRVLLEAQAQALPAIGSSVGGIPELIPAEYLVPPGDAAALARVWGALAADPAALSAASARNLALARDYADDVLDRERSAFQRAVRSLLLPRKDSL
- the galE gene encoding UDP-glucose 4-epimerase GalE; this encodes MKVLVTGGAGYIGSTTCSALEDAGHTPVVLDSLVMGAREFTQGRTFYEGDVADSALVRQIFAEHPDIQATLHFAARIVVPESVEQPGLYYRENVLASLSLFETLLDLGQSRVIFSSSASVYASPPDYRVTETSPMAPMSPYARTKQMVEDILSDLCTAAAQAGQPLRGIALRYFNPVGADPQGRSGPYLEDPSHLLGRLVSAARGSGEFSITGTDYPTRDGTGLRDYIHVWDLAQAHVAALENFDQAFERAREELGQEVNSLIINVGTGNGVTVRELVDAFSRISPQPLRVTEAPRRPGDNAGAYADIGRAQRWLDWSPQRTTDDALRTALDWAEQWNSRR
- a CDS encoding glycosyltransferase family 4 protein, which codes for MKDRPQTILYTTTTAIASLAFFSEHFGHLRRQGWDVHSVTPAEPADQVQRAIDASGAAHHAVPFAREISPRRDLTALGQLLGVAARVRPDVINFSTPKAGLLGGLVGAALGVPLRVYFIHGLRSETAATGRLALLRPVLLMMERLTAACAHEVLCVSPSNRDEAVALGLVPASKIRVLGAGSPAGIPVERYAQPDPAAVAAAREELGLPEGTPVVGFVARMAPQKGTEELLLAWAQVHAQVPQARLLLVGVPDPANPLSDEAMRAFREAPGLVQVEFEKDMSRLYPLMTVHTLPSRHEGLGMVVLEAGAYGVPSVLTDASGVRDAGVADETCLQVPAGDVPALADALVRLLSDAALRERLGRQSQAWVSENFAQE